From Nicotiana tabacum cultivar K326 chromosome 15, ASM71507v2, whole genome shotgun sequence, the proteins below share one genomic window:
- the LOC107763334 gene encoding protease Do-like 5, chloroplastic: MVVLGVVSPQHILPLVPICKTQIPPNSAVSSETQYLTKRKALIFTSSSLISSFIYTPHHYSATAFQIDQFQQDEDRIVQLFEETSPSVVFIKNLELAKGSNDSTKVLANDENAKVEGTGSGFIWDKFGHIVTNYHVIAKLATDQSGLQHCKVSLVNAKGESIAKEAKIVGVDPAYDLAVLKVYVEGDEVKPISVGTSRGLRVGQSCFAIGNPYGFENTLTTGVVSGLGREIPAPNGAAIKGAIQTDAAINAGNSGGPLIDSSGHVIGVNTATFTRRGSGMSSGVNFAIPIDTVVRTIPYLIVYGTAYKDRY, translated from the exons ATGgtggttttgggagttgtttcTCCACAGCATATCCTCCCTTTAGTTCCCATCTGTAAAACCCAAATTCCCCCGAATTCTGCTGTTTCTTCAGAAACCCAATATTTGACGAAGCGTAAAgctttgatatttacttcttcTTCTCTGATTTCCTCTTTCATATATACACCTCATCACTACTCTGCCACTGCTTTCCAAATCGATCAATTTCAGCAAGATGAAGATAGAATTGTTCAGCTCTTTGAG GAAACATCCCCTTCTGTTGTTTTCATTAAGAACCTTGAGTTGGCTAAAGGCTCCAATGATTCTACTAAGGTGCTAGCCAACGACGAGAATGCAAAAGTTGAAGGGACAGGTTCGGGCTTCATTTGGGATAAGTTTGGTCACATT GTTACCAATTACCATGTCATTGCTAAATTAGCTACTGATCAAAGTGGACTGCAGCATTGTAAG GTTTCTTTAGTGAATGCTAAAGGAGAAAGCATAGCTAAGGAAGCGAAGATCGTAGGTGTTGATCCAGCATATGATCTGGCTGTTCTCAAG GTTTATGTTGAAGGCGATGAAGTAAAACCAATCTCTGTTGGTACCTCCCGTGGCTTACGTGTAGGTCAAAGTTGCTTTGCCATTGGAAATCCCTATGGATTTGAAAACACTCTGACAACTGGG GTAGTTAGTGGATTAGGCAGGGAAATACCTGCACCAAATGGAGCCGCCATTAAAGGAGCTATTCAAACAGATGCTGCTATTAATGCTG GGAATTCAGGTGGCCCACTGATTGATTCATCTGGTCATGTAATTGGTGTAAATACTGCAACCTTCACCCGCAGAG GCTCGGGTATGTCATCAGGGGTTAATTTTGCCATACCAATTGACACAGTTGTACGAACAATACCTTACCTGATCGTTTATGGAACAGCATACAAAGACAGATATTGA
- the LOC142169568 gene encoding mitogen-activated protein kinase kinase kinase 20-like, which translates to MDNQESEKMLHWKKHYVVGTGFYGSSVYFASPMGDPSYFCSPPFAAVKSSEFQYSSPLRKEGKILQELRGCPYILHCFGEDESLENGKRTYNLLLEFAQGGTLRDLLNSKVGKKISEEEAAYYTYQILMAILHIHSKGYIHCDINPQNILVFPNAVIHANGVNNRLKLADFGSALRKGEKTCLKSSMYLGESLCYVSPEFIEKGNFQPVSDIWSLGCILCEMISGTMVWSEAEAKGKEDGLELHIVCKHPKIPNDVSAIAMDFIKKCLERKHERRCTAEDLIKHPFVQNFLDASTDWISKRDMFNAHSRDTLGSHFIPFKLFP; encoded by the coding sequence ATGGATAATCAAGAAAGCGAAAAGATGTTGCATTGGAAGAAACACTATGTTGTTGGTACCGGTTTCTATGGAAGCTCGGTATATTTTGCTTCACCAATGGGGGATCCCTCTTACTTCTGTTCTCCCCCATTTGCTGCAGTTAAATCGTCTGAATTTCAATACTCTTCTCCTCTGAGAAAGGAAGGGAAGATTTTGCAAGAGCTTAGGGGCTGTCCCTACATTCTtcattgctttggtgaggacgaaagCCTTGAAAATGGCAAAAGAACCTATAATCTGCTGCTTGAATTTGCACAAGGGGGGACACTTAGAGATTTATTGAATTCAAAGGTGGGAAAGAAAATTTCTGAAGAAGAGGCAGCCTATTACACTTACCAAATTTTAATGGCCATTCTTCATATTCATAGCAAAGGTTATATTCATTGTGATATAAACCCCCAAAACATTCTTGTCTTTCCTAATGCTGTAATTCATGCTAATGGAGTAAATAATAGATTGAAGTTGGCGGATTTCGGTTCAGCACTAAGGAAAGGAGAAAAAACTTGCCTAAAAAGCAGTATGTATCTTGGAGAGAGTCTCTGTTATGTCTCCCCTGAGTTTATAGAGAAGGGAAATTTTCAACCAGTCAGCGATATTTGGTCCTTGGGCTGCATTCTTTGTGAGATGATCAGTGGAACCATGGTTTGGTCTGAAGCCGAAGCCAAAGGAAAAGAGGATGGATTAGAATTGCATATTGTTTGCAAGCATCCGAAAATCCCAAACGATGTTTCTGCTATTGCGATGGATTTCATAAAGAAATGCCTTGAAAGAAAGCATGAAAGAAGATGTACAGCAGAAGATTTGATTAAGCACCCCTTCGTACAAAATTTTCTTGATGCTTCGACTGACTGGATTTCAAAGAGGGACATGTTCAACGCACACAGTCGTGACACTCTTGGTAGCCATTTCATACCATTCAAGCTTTTCCCCTAA